In Streptomyces sp. 840.1, the DNA window CAGCCCGGAACGTACACCGTCGGGACAGCGCCGCTACACCGAGGAGACCATCGAGGTGGTGCGCCTGTTCCAGCAGTTCTACGCGGCCGGCCTCAGCAGCCGTTCCATCGCGGCACTGCTGCCCTGCATGAACCATGGCCGCATCACCGTCGAACAGCGCCGCATGCTGCACACCGAACGCGGCCACCTCGCGGCCAGAGTCGAGGAAATGACCCACGCACTGAGCCGACTCGACCAGCTCATCACCGCTGCCGACCACCGCGACGGGCAGGCTCACACCACTCGTTGAGGACTGCAACCAGCACGGTCGCCTCGTGGCGGACGGCGAGCTCGTCGTACCGGGACGCGACCGCGCGGTGCCTCTTGAAGCGGGGGAACCTGGGCCCGCTACGCCTCCGGCAACCACACACGGTGACGCCCGGACCACCTCAGGAATACGCGGCACCTCAAACATGTGAGCCATCAGTCCCGAGACCGATCACTTGCGAAGCCGTGAGCGGTACTCGCCCGGGGCCGTGCCTCGGGCACGTCTGAAGGCACGGCTGAAAGCGTGCGGAGAGCCGTAGCCGACCGCGCCGGAGATCGACTCGACCGGCTCATCGG includes these proteins:
- a CDS encoding MerR family transcriptional regulator is translated as MKIGELARRAGVSVRALRYYEEQGLLSPERTPSGQRRYTEETIEVVRLFQQFYAAGLSSRSIAALLPCMNHGRITVEQRRMLHTERGHLAARVEEMTHALSRLDQLITAADHRDGQAHTTR